CCCCGTTGCGAGGCGATATGCGTTCTGAGGGACGGGCTCGCGTCGTGCACGATTCGGGCCGAAGCCCACAACTGACGGTTCGGCTGTCGTTGCTCCGCAGACGTCAGCGTCGGCCATGTCTAGTGCAGGTTGTGGCCGCGAACCTCCGCAGTCGCGGTCCAGCGGTACCCGGCTGGCGCCCTCCCCGAGGACCACTGGGTTCCGATCTCCCGCGGCAGAGCGCGCACGAACGTGGCCTCGCCGGCCATGTCGACGGGTGTATGCGCGATCCGCACGGCGATGCCGTCACCGACCCATGTTCATTCCATTCGAGCATTCGTTTGCTCGCCGCATCCGAGTGAGTTTGCCACCCGTAGTGGGCCGCGGTTTTGGCGGCCAAGCCCGGACGAGAGCTGCGCGGGACGGGTCGCGATGCGCCCGAGCCCGGTCCTATGATGATTGACATAGTCTCTAACCGTGTGTAGGTTCAGCCTTTGAGCGAGAGTGATGCCCTTCACTGACAGGTCATTGAGTTCTTTGGAGTTGAGCAAGTGCGCAGTAGGTTGAGCCACGTCGGCCGAAGGCTGGCCGGAGCCGTCGGCACCGTGCTACTGGTGTCGGTCGTGGTCTTCTTCTTGCTTCAGTTGGCACCTGGCAACGCCGCCGACATCGTCGTCGGCGAGGATGCAACGCCGCAGCAGCTTGACATCGCGCGGGCGCAGCTGGGACTGGATCGGCCTCTGATCGTGCAGTATCTGAACTGGCTCGGAGGCGTCGTCCATGGCGACTTCGGCGACTCGCTCTTCACGCGCCGCTCGGTCGCCACGGGCCTCTGGGAGGCCGCGCCGGCTACTCTCTCCATAACGCTGCTCGCCCTGCTTCTCGCTGCCGTATTCGGCGTCGCGGCAGGGGCGGCCGCCGGACTCGGTCGCGAGACGTGGGTGGATCGGGTCGTCTCACTCTTGGCGACCTTGGGCATCGCAATGCCGAGCTTCTGGGTTGGGCTCGTGCTCGTCTCCCTGTTTGCCTTCAAGTTGAAGTGGTTCCCTGCCACCGGCTACGCTCCGATCTCAGACGGTATCGGGCCCTGGCTCAGCCATATCGTGCTGCCCTGCGTGGCCTTGGCGCTCGCGCTGAGCGCCGAGGTCGCACGCCAGGCGCGCGGCGGTGTAGTTGACGTTATGGCGAAGCCGTACATGCTCGCGGCGCGTGCACGCGGTGCGAACGGGGGCTGGCTGGTGCGTCGCCACGTGTTGCGCAATGCGGCGATTCCGGTAGTCACGGTCTTCGGCCTGCAGGCCGCGACCTTGCTCGGCGGTGTCGTGGTCGTCGAGCAGGTGTTCGCCATCCCCGGCCTCGGCTCGGTCGCCATCGCGGCCGTCCTGCGCCACGACTACCCAGTGGTCCAGGCATACGTCCTCATGGTCGCCGTAGTGGTGGTCGTGATCAACCTAATTGTCGACACGTCCTACGGCTGGATCAACCCGAAGGTGCGGCGATGACCGCGATCTCGGCACCGTTGAGGCGGCCAGGCCATTGGATCAGGATGCCCGTGACCCTGCGCAGGATCCTGCATCATCGTGCGGGCAGATTCTGCTTCGTCTTCCTGACTCTGCTCGTGTTGGTGGCGATCTTCGCACCTATGGTGGCGCCTCAGGACCCGTACGCCCAAGATCTGGTCTCCGCGATGCAAGGTCCGTCCTCGAAGCACTGGCTCGGCACCGACTACCTCGGGCGAGACGTGCTGAGCAGGCTCGTCTATGCCACTCGGATCGCAGTGAACGCTCCGATCGTCGCGGTTGGGCTCGCCGTGGTGCTGGGGCTGCCATCCGGTCTGTACGCCGGCTATCGGCGTGGACGAGTCGCCGATCTGATGGGCCGCGTCGCTGATGCACTCTTGAGCATCCCGCCGATCGTCGCAGCGATCGCGATCGTCGCAGCGGTGGGATCCGGGCTGACGACCACAATGCTCGCGATTGGCTTGGTATTTGCGCCGCGCTTGTTTCGGATCGTGCGCGGCGCCACACTGAACGTGGCCGAGGAGGGGTATGTCGACGCGGCGGAATCCATCGGCTCCTCGACCGCCCGTGTCGTCTGGGTGCACTGCTTGCCCAACGTGCTCGCCCCACTGCTGGTGCAAATCAGTTTGATGATGGGCTTCGCCCTGTTAGCGGAGGCGAGCCTGAGCTTTCTCGGCTTGGGCGTACAGCTGCCGCAGGCGAGTTGGGGATCCATGCTCAAGACTGCTGCGGAAAGCCAGTTCCAGGCTCCTTTCGCCGTTTTGCCTACGGGCCTATGCCTGACGGTGACCATCCTTGTGCTGAACACCTTCGGTGACGTGATACGTGACGTGACAGCAGATCGGAAGGAGGCATGACCGTGAAGAGCCCAGCGCTAATACAGACCGACACGGTCCTAGCCGTCGACCAACTACGCCTCGACCTCTCCGGCCCCTCCGAGCAGCTGGAACTTGTCCAGGACGTCAGCTTCGAGGTGAGGGCGGGGGAGACGGTCGCTCTGATCGGCGAGTCCGGGTGCGGGAAGTCACTAACGGCTTTGGCGATCCTCGGTCTCCTGCCCCAGGCGGTGCGCATCGCGGGCGGCTCAGTCGTACTGGCAGGCGAGGACATCACCAGGGCATCGTCGACGCGGCTGTCGGCACTGCGCGGCTCAGTCGTGGGAGCGGTCTTTCAGGACCCGATGTCGAGCCTGGACCCGACCATGACGGTCGGCGACCAGATCGCGGAATCGCGCCGCCTGCACCTAGGCGAGTCGCGCAAAACCGCCGGCGAGCGGGCGGTCGAGTTGCTGGACCTGGTGGGAATCTCAAACCCGCGCGCTCGTGCCGCGTCCTTCCCGTTCCAATTCAGCGGTGGTATGCAGCAGCGGGCGTTGATCGCCGCTGCGGTCGCCTGCGAGCCCCGGCTGCTGATCGCCGACGAACCGACTACGGCTCTCGACGTCACCGTGCAGGCCGAGATCCTGGAACTGCTGGAAGACCTGCTAGGACGCACCAAAATGGCGTTGCTGTTGGTGACCCATGACCTGGGTGTCGTAGCCGGTGTGGCCGACCGTGTCGTCGTCATGTACGCCGGACAGGCCGCCGAGCAAGCGCCCACCGACGAACTGTTCGCATCGCCGGCGCATCCCTACACGCGCGCCCTGCTGTCGTCGGTGCCGCAGGTCGGCCGAACCCGCCAGCCGCTCCCTGTGATCGGGGGCCGGGTGCCTCCTGCGGGCGTCTTCCCGGATGGGTGTCGATTCCAAGACCGCTGCGCCCACGTCGTCCCCGGCGTGTGCACGGTGGGGCCCATCGAAATCCGCCACGTCGCTGTGGAACACGAAAGCCGCTGCGTCCACGCGAGCGCCCAGTTTGGATCGGAGCCTTCACTGTGAACGAGGTTGTGGAAAGTCCGCTGCTCACGGCCGCGGCGCTGACCAAATCTTTCCGGGCCGGGCGCAATTCGCGGGGCACTGCACGCCGTTATGTGCGAGCCGTCGACTCCGTGTCGCTGGAGGTGGGCAAAGGCGAGACGATCGGCATTGTCGGCGAGTCCGGGTCGGGTAAGTCCACGCTCGGCCGACTGCTGACGCGACTGTTGCCGATCGACAGTGGGTCCCTGCTCTTCGAGGGAGCGGACGTGTCCGATCTCAAGCGCGCTCAGCTGCGATCATTCCGCCGCAGCGTGCAGATGATCCACCAAAACCCCTACGGCTCATTGGATCCTACCAAGACCGCCGCACACGCAATGACGGAGCCGTTGCTGGTGCACAACATCGCCAAGAAGTCCGGTCTGGTAGGACGTGCTGAGGAACTCGCCGAGCGGGTCGCGCTCGACCCGCGCCTGGTGCAGCGGCGCCCCGACCAATTGTCCGGCGGCCAGCGGCAGCGGGTCGCGATCGCACGCTCCCTCTCGCTGGGCCCGGCTGTACTGCTGGCGGACGAGCCGACCTCCGCACTCGACCTGAGCACGCGGTCGGAGATTCTCAACTTGCTGCTCAAGCTACAGCTAGAGGAGGGGTTGGCGATTGTGCTGATCTCGCACGACTTCGCCACGGTGAGCCACCTCTCCCATTACATTGCCGTGATGTACCTCGGCCGAATCGTGGAGCAGGGCCCGGCTGATCGGATTGCGTCGTCATGCCTGCACCCCTACACCGAGGCGCTGCTGTCAGCCGTTCCGGTCGCGGACCCGGCTGTGCAGCGCACCCGGCAGCGCATCGTGCTGCGGGGGGAGATCCCGAGCCCGGACGCCATCCCTGAGGGCTGCCGGTTCCGGCTGCGGTGCCCGAAAGCTATGGCCGAGTGCGCCACTGTGGACCCACCTCTGCTGCAGATCGGCGGCGGCCACCAGGTCGCCTGCCTACTGCACACCGGCGTGCAGACGGGAGGCATTCCATAGCGACCCGCATTCAGGAAGCCACGTCGGTAAGTCACGACGCTCGATCGAGCGCTGATCCAGCGCCCACCCTATTCCCCTATTCCACTGATCAGGCGGTCGTCCGGATCGGACGCTGCCCCTTGCGCATAAGACCTCCTCAAATGAAGCACCAAGTGATAGGAAATCCATTGAGACGAGTAATTTTGTGTCTGCTGGTCGCTGCCCTAGTCGGATCCCTCACCGCGTGTGGCAGCGACGACAAGAAAGACGGCACCTCTTCGGTGGCGCCCGGCACCGGCAAGACCGTGCGCTGGGGCACCTCGACCCTCCCGACGACCTTCGACCCGGCCACGGTGGGCTCCGCGACACACATCGTGTACTTCGGTCTGATCTACGACACGCTTATCCACACGGATACCAACGGCGTCCTGACGCCGATGCTGGCGACCGACTGGAAGCTCTCGTCCGACGGAATGTCTCTGGACATGACGCTGCGTGACGGGGTGAAGTTCCAGGACGGATCAACCTTCGACGCCAAGGCCGCGGTGTCAAACTTTGACTACATGAGGAGCGACAAGAGTCTGGTCGCCAACTCGCTCGCAATGGTGAAGTCGGTCGAGGCGACAGGTCCGCTGGCGCTCAAGTTCATGATGAGCCGACCCGGCGGTGACCTGCCAGGCTTGCTGGCAGGCCTGGCCGGGATGATGTCGAGCCCCGCCAGCTTGGCCGCCGGCACCAACGCCACGAAGCCCGTCGGCGCGGGCCCGTTCAAGATCGGCACCATTAGCAACGCCAAGGTGACCTTCACCTACTGGGACGGCTACTGGAACGCCAAGGACATCGTCCCGCGGTCTGTCGAGGTGAGCTTCATCGCCGACGACGCTGCTCGCTTGAATGCGTTGAAGTCCGGCCAGCTCGACATCGCGATCTCGCGTGCAAGCCAGATCCCCGAGGCAGAGGCCGCCGGCCTGGAGCACTTCGAGATCCCCGCGGCCACGGCATACGCCGTCCAGCTCAACGCGACCCAGCCGGGACTGGACAATCCGGATGTGCGCCGAGCCATCTCGATGGCGATTGACCGTGAGGGCATCAACAAGACGCTGGGCAACGGCATCTGCTCGATCACTGCGCAGCCGTACAACGACAAGTACTGGGCCCACGACAAGACCATCGATGAGAAGCCCTACCTCAAGCACGACGTCGCTGCAGCGAAGGCACTTGTGGCTAAGAACGCCCCGGATCTGTCGCTGACGATCCTGGCTCCGAACATCACCGTGTACCAGCATCTGGCCGAGGTGGTGCAGGGTGACCTGTCCAAGATCGGTATCAGTGCCAAGGTGAATGCCATCGACTACGTGGACCTGACTACTCGTTCACTCAAGGGGGACTACCAGATGGTCGTCACGCTCACCACACCAGGTTCCCCAGACCCTGCCTCGTGGGAGTCGAAGTACTTCAAACTCAGCCCGGTGTCGGACGTGTACCTCGACCCAAAGATCCCGGAATACCTCGCGGAGTCTTATCTCAGCGCGGACCCAAAGCTACGCGCGACGGCCATCGGCAAAGCCACGAACGCGGCGCTGGAGGCGGGCACCAACCAGATCACCATCTGTGTGCCGCCGAACACCTGGCTGGGTGCAGCTGGTCTGACGGGGTTCGCGTCCAACGATCCCCGCCACGTGCTGGTGAAGTGATCGAGGTCGACGACTGAGCAGTCGGTAAGTCTTCCCAAGTCTGTGCTAACTGCCATAGACTTGGCCAGATGGCGCGGATAGTGCATTCTGCCAAACACTAAAAACAGGAGTGGGTGTAAGTGGAACAGCTCAACGGCCGCACGGCCTTCATCACGGGTGGGGCGCGCGGTATCGGACTCGGCATAGCTCGAGCCTTGGCCAAAGAGGGCGTGAAGCTCGCTCTTGTCGATCTCGACGCTGCCGCGCTGGACGCGGCCAGAGAGGAACTGTCGGCGCTGGTGCCGACAGAGGTCTTCATTCTCGACGTTCGCGACCGGCAGCGGTTTGCGGAGCTCGCCGATGAGGTGGAGAGCAAACTCGGGCCTGTCTCGCTGGTGTTCAACAACGCCGGCGTCGCCGGCGGTGAGTCGACGTCCAAGATGACCTACGAGACGTGGGACTGGATGATCGACATCAACCTCAACGGCGTCGTCAACGGAGTCCAGACCTTCATGCCGCGCATGATCGAGCGCGGGGACGGCGGCCACATCGTCAACACCTCCTCCGGCGCGGGGCTCGTCGTGATCGGCGCGGGCGTCATGTACAGCGCCACCAAGTTCGCTGTGGTCGGCATGTCCGAAGCCCTTTGGCACGGGCTGAAGAAGTTCAACATCGGGGTCAGCGTTCTCTGTCCCGGCTACGTCGCCACGGGCATCGTCGACAACTCGGTCGCGATCCGCGCCGAGGGCAAAGGCGACCCGATCAACAAGACCGATGAGCGCCGCGAACGTTCCCGGCACCAGCTGTCCGGCGGTGCCTCGCCCGACTTCGTGGGGGACCTCGTGATCGACGCGATCAAGGGCGAACACCTCTACATCTACACCGACCACATGATCGAGCAGCCGTTGCTCGACCGGCACAAGGTCCTGATGAGCGCGTTCGAGCCACTCAACGCCCGCCTGGCCCTGGAGCAGGCGGCACAGACATGAGCGACTTCGAGTTCATCCGCTACGAGGTGCCGGCGCCCAAGGTCGCCCGCATCGTGCTCGCCCGGCCCGAGAAGCGCAACGCCCAGAGCTACCACCTGCTGTACGAGCTCAACGCGGCCTTCGACAAAGCGGCTCAGGACGACGCGATCAGCGTCATCATCCTGGCGGCCGACGGCTCCGACTTCTCGTCAGGTCACGACCTCAAGGACACCCGCCGGATGCAGGCGTTCGTGGACTTCGACACTGTCGGCACCTGGTGCGGCTTCGGCTGCGCCGGCGCCGAAGGCCCGGTGGCCGTCGAGCAGGAAGTCTACCTCGGCCTCTCCGAGCGGTGGCGCAACATCGCCAAGCCGACGATCGCCGAGGTGCAAGGAAAGTGTATCGCCGGCGGCCTGATGCTGGCCTGGCCGATGGACCTCATCGTCGCTGGGGAGAGCGCCATCTTCCGCAACAACACCATCGAGATGGGCGTCTCGGGCACCGAGTTCTTCCACGAGCCGTGGGAGCTGGGCACCCGCAAGGCCAAGGAGTTCATGTTCACGGCCATGGAGCTGTCCGCCGCTGAGGCGGCCCAGCACGGCATGGTCAACCGGGTCGTCCCCGACGCCGAACTCATGGAGTACACCCTGGCGCTGGCGGAGCGGATCGCCCGGATGCAGCTGTTCGCGCTCAAGCTGGCCAAGGGGGCCGTCAACGCCGCACAGGACCGGATGGGCCGTAAAGACTCGCTGGCGATCGGGTTCGCCCACCACCAACTCACCCACGCGCACAACCGTGAACTGTTCGGCTACGGCATCGACCCGTCCTTCATGGACAAGCTCGGCTATGCGCGCGCATCGGTCCAGCCCGGCGACGGGTCCGAGCAGGCAGCAACCGAAGGAGCACAGGCATGACCGAGACCCGGTCCACGCAGTGGGAGACGATCCTCTACGAGGTGCCCGCGCCCAAGGTCGCGCGGATCATCGTCAACCGTCCCGAGAAGCGCAACGCGCAGAGCTACAAGATGCTCTACGAGCTCAACGAGGCGTTCGACAAGGCGGCCCAGGACGACAGCATCAGCGTGATCGTGCTGGCTGCCGCCGGGCGGGACTTCTCGTCGGGCCACGACCTGCGCGACACCGAGCGGCTGCAGGCGTTCGTCGACTTCGACACCGTCGGCACCTGGTGTGGCTTCGGCTGCGAGGGGGCCGAGGGCCGCATGGCCATCGAGGAGGAGGTCTACCTCGGTCTGTCCGAGCGCTGGCGCAACATCGCCAAGCCCACCATCGCCGCGGTGCAGGGCCGCTGCATCGGCGGCGGCATGCAGATCGTCTGGCCCTGCGACCTGATCATCGCGGCTGATGACGCAAGCTTCCGGGTGAACCCTGTGGAGATGGGCGTGGCCTGCGCGGAGTTCTTCCACGAGCCGTTCGAGCTGGGCATCCGCAAGGCCAAGGAGCTGCTCTTCACCGCCGACTTCTTCTCGGCAGAAGAAGCGCGACAGGTGGGCATGGTCAACCGGGTCGTCCCGGCCGGCGAGCTGCAGGACTACACCCTCGCGCTTGCCGAGCGGATCGCCCAGATGCAACTATTCGCGCTCAAGCTCGCCAAGAGTGCCGTCAACGCCGCACAGGATCGCATGGGCCGTAAGGACTCGCTGCAGATCGGCTTCGCCTACCACCAGCTCAGCCACTCCCATAACCAGGAGATCTTCGGCATCCCCGCCGACCCGACCTTCATGAAGGCGTGGGGGCGCGTCCCGGCGGAGAGCAAGCAGTGAGCGCCGCCGGGGTAGGGGTCCTCCCCGCGATACGCACCGAGCTCAAGGGCAAGGTGCTATGGGTCCACCTGCAGCGCCCCGAAGTGCTCAACGCGATCAACGAGGAAATGATCTACGGGCTAGCCGCCGCTCTCGATCGCGCCTCGGAGAAGGACGTGCGCGGCGTCGTGATCCGGGGCACCGGTCGCGCGTTCTGCGCCGGCGCCGACCTCGTACAGGTGCCAGGCGAGCAGGTCGACACCGGCAAGATGGTGACAACCGTGAACCGGGTGGCCGCCGTGGTTGACCGGATCGCCGCGTTCCCCAAGCCAGTCATCGCCGGGATCAACGGGATCACTGCGGCTGGCGGCCTGGAGATCGCCCTGGCCTGCGACCTCGTGGTCGCGGTCGAGGACGCCCGGTTCGCCGACGCGCACAGCAACTACGGCCTGCTACCCGGAGCAGGCGGGTCGGCTCGGCTGCCGCGTGCCGTCGGGACGGCGATGGCCAAGCGACTCATGTTCACCGGCGAGTTCGTCCTCGCCGAGCAGTTGGTTGCCACCGGCTTCGTCACCGCCGTCGTCCCGGCCGAGCGACTCGATGCCCGGCTGGAGGAGTTGAGCAGGTCCCTTGCCGTGCGCAGCCCGCGGGTGTTGGCAGCGATGAAGGAACTGGCGAACAACTCGCTGGACGCGACCCTCGCGGAGGCGCGCGAGGCCGAGTCGGTCGCGCTGCGCGCCTATTTGAAGACCCCTGACGTGCACGTCGGCCTAGCCGCGTTCCGTGAAGGCAAGCGTCCCGAGTTCGAGGACTGAAAGGCAGATCGTGACCAACGTACGAGTCGTTGGAGTGGGCATGACCCACTTCGGCAAGTTCCCCGACCTCTCGCCGAAGGCGATGGTCGCCGAGGTGGTCGACGCCGCCCTCACCGACGCCGGACTGGCGCCGGAGGCGATCGCGGCTGTCTACGTCAGCAACGTGTTCGCCGCCAGCCTCACCGGCCAGGAGTCCGTGCGTGGGCAAGTGTGGCTCGACGACACCGCGCTGGCAGGCGTGCCGGTCTTCAACGTGGAGAACGCTTGCGCAAGCGGCAGCACGGCCATTTCGCTCGGCCGCATCGCGATTGCCGCCGGCGAGGCCGAGAACGTGCTTGTGCTCGGCGTGGAGAAGATGACCCACCCAGAGAAGGGCCGCGCGTTGCGCGCCATGGAAGGTGCGATGGACCAGGAGCGCCTGCCTGAACTGCGCCGCGCCCTCGGCCTCGAAGAAGGCCAGGGGTCGCCGTTCATGCAGGTGTACGCCGAGTACGCCCGCGCCTACTCCGAGCGCAGTGGCGCCACACAGGAGGACTTCGCGCGCGCGGCCTCCAAGAACCATGCGCATGGCGCACTGAACCCGCGAGCCCAGTTCCGCCAGCAGTTCAGCGTCGAGGAGATCCTCGCGGCCCGGCCGGTTGCGGGACCGCTCACGGTTCCGATGTGCGCGCCGATCGGCGATGGCGCGGCCGCGGCGGTACTCACCGGCGCCACCACAGGAGATGGCCTGGCGCGCTCAGTGCGGCTGCTGTCATCGGTGGTGGGCGCGGGTGTGCGCGGCCGTCCGGAACAGGTCGTAGCCGAGACTGCGCGACGCGCATTCGACAAGGCCGGCATCTCGCCTGAGGACATCGACGTTCTCGAGGTGCATGACGCGGCGTCGCCAGCTGAGCTCATCGTGCTCGAGGAGCTGGGGATCGCCTCATCGGACAAGGCGATTGCCATGGTCCGGGCAGGGGAGACCTCGCTCGGCGGGCGGCTTCCCGTCAACCCCAGTGGTGGACTGGTCAGCAAGGGCCACCCGCTCGGGGCGACCGGCCTGGCGCAACTGTTCGAACTGGTGGAGCAGCTGCGCGGCGAGGCAGGGGCACGACAAGTCGAGTGCGCACGGATCGCCGTCGCAGAGAACGCCGGAGGATACCTCGGCCCCGAGCCGGCCGCGGCTGCGGTCACCGTCCTGGCGCGCTGAGCACCAAACCAGCAACAGAAGGAGATCCACGTGGAGCTGTTAGGACGTGTCGCCGTCATCACGGGTGCAGGCTCAGGGCTCGGTCGTGCAGCCGCCATCCGTCTGGCCAAGCAAGGTGCACAGGTGGCGCTACTCGACATGGACGAGTCGCGCCTGACCGCCCTCGCCGACGAACTCGGTGAGGACGCCCTCGCCGTACAGACCAATGTCGCGGACCCCGACTCAGTCGCCGCCGCGATCGAGGCGGTGCTTGGACGGTTCGGTCAGATCGACGTGTGCCTCAACGCAGCAGGCGTCGCCACCCCTGGTGCGATCACGAACGGGCAGGAATCGCTGCCATTGGAGACCTTCCGCAAGGTCATCGAAATCAACCTAATCGGGCTGTTCGATGTGATGCGGCAGTGCGTTACTGCGATGGCGTCGAACGAGCCCGTCGACGGCGAGCGTGGAGTCATCATCAACGTGTCGTCAGGTGCATGGGACCAGGGACAGCGCGGCCAGGCGGCCTACGCCTCGAGCAAGGCGGGCGTAGTCGGACTGACTCTTCCGGTCGCCCGCGATGTCGCGAAGTTCGGCGTGCGTGTCGTTGCCATCGCCCCCGGCCTGTTCGACACGAGCATGGCCAGCTTCCTGCCAGACAAGGTGCGGGCCAGGTTGGAGAAGATGATCCTGCAGCCGTCCCGCCTGGGCCACCCTGAGGAGTTTGCTGCCCTGGTGCTGCACATCGTCGAGAACCAGTACTTCAACGCGACGACGATCAGCCTCGACGCTGGCGTACGGATGAGCTGAACCGGTGACCGAGAACACCAGCGAAAGACCCTGGGACGAGCCAGGCGTCGAGCAAGTCCTAGATGGGGTCTTCCGGATCCCACTCCCGCTGCCCAACGACGGATTGCATGCAGTCAACGTCTACGCGATCTCCGAGGACTCCGGCGTTACCCTGATCGATGCCGGCTGGGTGCTGGAGGAAAGCCTCGCGGCTCTCGAGCGAGGCCTTGCCGAAGTCGGGCACGCGCTGTCCCACGTCGAGCAATTCCTCGTGACGCACGCCCACGGCGACCACTACGCCCAGGCCGCCACGGTGCGGCGAGTGTTCGGCAGCACCGTCAGCATCGGAGCCGGCGAACGCCGATCGATCGAGGTGATGGCCGATCCGGGATTCCAACCGTTCGCCAAAGTCGAGGAGAACCTGAAGAAGGCAGGCGCGGACGAGATCATCGCCGAAACGCTTGCGTGGCGACGTGAAGCGGCTGCCACGGAGCCACTCGGGCCCTGGGAACTACCCGACCGATGGCTGACCGCGGGCACGATCAGCTTGAAGTAGATCAATCGTCGAGACACGTGAAAAGCAGCAAGAACGTGGTCGGAGCGAGGCTTTGACCCAGTAGCGCGGAGGGCATGAAGTGATTGAAGAGCCGGGGATCCTGCGTGGCGAGGAGTTCGTCACCCTGGAAGCGCTCGATCAGCGAGCCAAGCGAGCCGCGAGCGCGCTGAGTTCGATCGGCGTGGGCGCTGGCGATCGCGTGGCGCTGCTGCTGCGCAACGACATCGCCTTCTTCGAAGCAGCGCTGGCCGCGGGGATGGTCGGGGCAGCCCCCGTGCCGCAGAACTGGCACGGTAAGCCAGAGGACGTGCTCGGCATCCTGCTCGACTGCAAAGCCAAGGTACTGGTGGCACACGCCGACCTGCTGCGCCCGGTGATCGTGCTCCTGCCCGAGGGTCTTGAGGTGCGGGTCGTCCCCACGCCGTACGACATCGGCGAGAGCTACAAGATCCCCAAAGAGGCGTGGGACGTCCCGGATGGCATGGTCGAATGGAGCAGCTGGATCGACAGCTTCGAGCCGCGCGCCGAAGCCCCGGTCGCACCGCCTTCGGCCATGCTCTACACCTCGGGCACAACCGGCAAACCCAAGGGCGTGCGCCGCAACGCGATGGCCGGCCCGACGCCGTACCTGGCCGATCTGGCGCGAATCAGCGGATTCGTGCCCGGCGTCCGCGCGGTCATAACCGGGCCGATGTATCACGGCGCTCCGTTGGCGTGGGCGATGGGTTGGGTGCGCAGCAAAGGCTTCATCGTCCTGCAGGACCGGTTCGAGGCCGAGGACC
This genomic interval from Antricoccus suffuscus contains the following:
- a CDS encoding ABC transporter permease — protein: MRSRLSHVGRRLAGAVGTVLLVSVVVFFLLQLAPGNAADIVVGEDATPQQLDIARAQLGLDRPLIVQYLNWLGGVVHGDFGDSLFTRRSVATGLWEAAPATLSITLLALLLAAVFGVAAGAAAGLGRETWVDRVVSLLATLGIAMPSFWVGLVLVSLFAFKLKWFPATGYAPISDGIGPWLSHIVLPCVALALALSAEVARQARGGVVDVMAKPYMLAARARGANGGWLVRRHVLRNAAIPVVTVFGLQAATLLGGVVVVEQVFAIPGLGSVAIAAVLRHDYPVVQAYVLMVAVVVVVINLIVDTSYGWINPKVRR
- a CDS encoding ABC transporter permease, which codes for MTLRRILHHRAGRFCFVFLTLLVLVAIFAPMVAPQDPYAQDLVSAMQGPSSKHWLGTDYLGRDVLSRLVYATRIAVNAPIVAVGLAVVLGLPSGLYAGYRRGRVADLMGRVADALLSIPPIVAAIAIVAAVGSGLTTTMLAIGLVFAPRLFRIVRGATLNVAEEGYVDAAESIGSSTARVVWVHCLPNVLAPLLVQISLMMGFALLAEASLSFLGLGVQLPQASWGSMLKTAAESQFQAPFAVLPTGLCLTVTILVLNTFGDVIRDVTADRKEA
- a CDS encoding ABC transporter ATP-binding protein; the encoded protein is MTVKSPALIQTDTVLAVDQLRLDLSGPSEQLELVQDVSFEVRAGETVALIGESGCGKSLTALAILGLLPQAVRIAGGSVVLAGEDITRASSTRLSALRGSVVGAVFQDPMSSLDPTMTVGDQIAESRRLHLGESRKTAGERAVELLDLVGISNPRARAASFPFQFSGGMQQRALIAAAVACEPRLLIADEPTTALDVTVQAEILELLEDLLGRTKMALLLVTHDLGVVAGVADRVVVMYAGQAAEQAPTDELFASPAHPYTRALLSSVPQVGRTRQPLPVIGGRVPPAGVFPDGCRFQDRCAHVVPGVCTVGPIEIRHVAVEHESRCVHASAQFGSEPSL
- a CDS encoding oligopeptide/dipeptide ABC transporter ATP-binding protein; translated protein: MNEVVESPLLTAAALTKSFRAGRNSRGTARRYVRAVDSVSLEVGKGETIGIVGESGSGKSTLGRLLTRLLPIDSGSLLFEGADVSDLKRAQLRSFRRSVQMIHQNPYGSLDPTKTAAHAMTEPLLVHNIAKKSGLVGRAEELAERVALDPRLVQRRPDQLSGGQRQRVAIARSLSLGPAVLLADEPTSALDLSTRSEILNLLLKLQLEEGLAIVLISHDFATVSHLSHYIAVMYLGRIVEQGPADRIASSCLHPYTEALLSAVPVADPAVQRTRQRIVLRGEIPSPDAIPEGCRFRLRCPKAMAECATVDPPLLQIGGGHQVACLLHTGVQTGGIP
- a CDS encoding ABC transporter substrate-binding protein → MRRVILCLLVAALVGSLTACGSDDKKDGTSSVAPGTGKTVRWGTSTLPTTFDPATVGSATHIVYFGLIYDTLIHTDTNGVLTPMLATDWKLSSDGMSLDMTLRDGVKFQDGSTFDAKAAVSNFDYMRSDKSLVANSLAMVKSVEATGPLALKFMMSRPGGDLPGLLAGLAGMMSSPASLAAGTNATKPVGAGPFKIGTISNAKVTFTYWDGYWNAKDIVPRSVEVSFIADDAARLNALKSGQLDIAISRASQIPEAEAAGLEHFEIPAATAYAVQLNATQPGLDNPDVRRAISMAIDREGINKTLGNGICSITAQPYNDKYWAHDKTIDEKPYLKHDVAAAKALVAKNAPDLSLTILAPNITVYQHLAEVVQGDLSKIGISAKVNAIDYVDLTTRSLKGDYQMVVTLTTPGSPDPASWESKYFKLSPVSDVYLDPKIPEYLAESYLSADPKLRATAIGKATNAALEAGTNQITICVPPNTWLGAAGLTGFASNDPRHVLVK
- a CDS encoding SDR family oxidoreductase; this translates as MEQLNGRTAFITGGARGIGLGIARALAKEGVKLALVDLDAAALDAAREELSALVPTEVFILDVRDRQRFAELADEVESKLGPVSLVFNNAGVAGGESTSKMTYETWDWMIDINLNGVVNGVQTFMPRMIERGDGGHIVNTSSGAGLVVIGAGVMYSATKFAVVGMSEALWHGLKKFNIGVSVLCPGYVATGIVDNSVAIRAEGKGDPINKTDERRERSRHQLSGGASPDFVGDLVIDAIKGEHLYIYTDHMIEQPLLDRHKVLMSAFEPLNARLALEQAAQT
- a CDS encoding enoyl-CoA hydratase, which gives rise to MSDFEFIRYEVPAPKVARIVLARPEKRNAQSYHLLYELNAAFDKAAQDDAISVIILAADGSDFSSGHDLKDTRRMQAFVDFDTVGTWCGFGCAGAEGPVAVEQEVYLGLSERWRNIAKPTIAEVQGKCIAGGLMLAWPMDLIVAGESAIFRNNTIEMGVSGTEFFHEPWELGTRKAKEFMFTAMELSAAEAAQHGMVNRVVPDAELMEYTLALAERIARMQLFALKLAKGAVNAAQDRMGRKDSLAIGFAHHQLTHAHNRELFGYGIDPSFMDKLGYARASVQPGDGSEQAATEGAQA
- a CDS encoding enoyl-CoA hydratase yields the protein MTETRSTQWETILYEVPAPKVARIIVNRPEKRNAQSYKMLYELNEAFDKAAQDDSISVIVLAAAGRDFSSGHDLRDTERLQAFVDFDTVGTWCGFGCEGAEGRMAIEEEVYLGLSERWRNIAKPTIAAVQGRCIGGGMQIVWPCDLIIAADDASFRVNPVEMGVACAEFFHEPFELGIRKAKELLFTADFFSAEEARQVGMVNRVVPAGELQDYTLALAERIAQMQLFALKLAKSAVNAAQDRMGRKDSLQIGFAYHQLSHSHNQEIFGIPADPTFMKAWGRVPAESKQ